TGGTTCGAGGAGGCCGGCGATGGTCGCCAGGTCGATGGACGCTCCCTTGGAGCCGGTGAAGCTCCCCCGGCGAAGTTCAGCTTCGCCGGCGTGGTGCCGAGCTCGTCGGCTGCCACCATGCGCGCCCGCTCCACCACGCCCTTGGCGGCGAGGTGAACGGCGGATCCCGCGGTGGCGGTCGAGCGGCTGGCGTAGCTCCCGGTGCCGAAGTCGGTCTGACCGGTGTTCAGCAGTTCGACCCGCACCAGGTCCGAAGAGATCTGGAGCTCGTCGGCGGCGATCTGGGCGAGGATCGTCCGGATCCCCTGGCCCACCGAGGAGCAGCCCGACCGCACCGTGACCGAACCGTCGGGCTGAACGTCGACGGCACCCGACTCCCACGGTCCGAGGCCGGACTTCTCGAGGAAGACGGCGAGGCCGAACCCGACGTGCTCACCGTCGCGGCGGCGTTGTGCCAGGCGATCGCGGTCGACGTGGGACAGCACCCGGTCGAGCAGGGCCGGGTAGTCGCCCTCGCTGAACACGACCGGCTCGGAGGTCGACAGCAGGGAGCGCTGATAGGGGAGCTGGTCGGGACGGATCAGATTTCGGCGTCGGACCTCGACGGGGTCCAGGCTTGAGCTCTCCTGCGACCATGTCGATCAGGCGCTCCCGAACGAAGCTCGACTCGAACCGCCCTGGCGCCCGGTAGGTGGCGGTGGGGGTCCGGTTGGTGACGACGCAGTGAGCCAGCCCGCGGTAGGACGCGATGTCGTAGGGCCCGGGGAGCATCGACAGCGTCAGGTCGGGCACACGAACGCCGTGGCTCCTGACATAGGCACCGTGGTCGGACCAGAACTCCGAGCGCAGCGCCAGGATGCGACCATCGGAGTCGGCGGCCATTGCTGCATGGTGGATCTGCTGGCGGGAGTGGTTGGCGGCGACCAGGTGCTCGCGGCGATCCTCGATCCAGCGCACGGGCCGCTTGAGCCGCCACGCGGCCCAGGCGACGAGGAAGTCCTCCGGGTAGTACTCGCCGCGCACGCCGAACCCACCGCCTACTGCCGTCTCCCGCATGGTGATGCGCGACGGGGCGATGCCGAGGTGGTCGGCGAGCTGGGCGCGGTTGGAGTGCGGCACCTTCGTCGAGCCGTGCACGACGAGCCCATGGGCCAGCGGGTCGTACTCGACGACGATCCCGCGCGTCTCCATCGGTACGCCGGTGTGGCGTCCGGTGCGTAGCTCCGCCTCGACGACCACGGCGGCCTCGGCGAAAGCGGCGTCGACGTCGCCGAAGTCGGCGTGGAGGACGGTGACCTCGTTGCCCTGGGCGAAGAGAGGCTCGTCGCCGTGGTGCTCCAGATCGAGCTGTGCCTCGAGCACCTCGAGGTCGACGACGACGAGCTCGGCGGCGTCCTCAGCGGCGTACTCGTCCGATGCGACCACGATCGCGACCGGCTCGCCCACGTAGCGGACGCGGTCGCTGGCCAGCACCGGTTGGAGGAATGGCTCCACCGCCTCGTCGAACGACACACGGGGCCAGATGACCGGGATCTGCCCGCGGTCGCGCTCGACATCGGCGGCGGTCCACACCGCCACCACGCCATCGAGCTGACGGGCCTCGTCCACGTCGACCGAGGCGATGGTCCCATGGGCAACGTCGGAGCGCACGACCCGGAGATGCAGCAACCCGGGGAGTGCCACGTCGGCCACGTAGGTGGCTGCACCGCGAATGAGGCTGGCGTCCTCGTGACGGAGGATGGAGGTGCCGATGCTCACCGCCGCTTCCGCTCCCGGAGCTTCGCGGTGACGCGATGGATGGCTCGCCGGCCGGTGGTGGTGAACCAGGCGACCACGCGTCGGGCGACCGATCGCAGGGTGTCGAGCACGATGGCGACGACGCTGACCTGCGGTGCGGAGACGGCCGCGGCCTCGTCGGCGGTGCCGGCGAGGAGCTTGTTCTCCAGGCAGGTCGCGAACTCGCGGGTGAGGCGGGCCGAGACGTCGTTGATGATCCCGCTGCGACCGAACTGGGCCAAGGCGCCCTGCAGGGAGATGTCGGCGTCGATCTCGACGAGCGAGTCGTGCACCTGGCCGGTCACGCGGTAGTTGACCAGGGCGCTGGCCCGGCTGCCGCCCTTCTTGTCCACTCCCTTGGCGTTCACCGTGGCTGACATCGCGGTGTCGTCGCGTTCGGTGACCTCGGCGGTCCCCTCGAAGCTGGCCCCCATGGGACCCAGCTTCACCTTGAGCTGGCCCGTGTAGCGGTCGGGTCCGTCCTCGCCGGTGATGGCCGCTCCCGGCATGCACTGGGCGACGGTGGGGATGTCGCTGAAGAGCTCCCAGACTTGTGCGGGGTGGGAGCGGGACGGGTGAACGATTGGGTGATCGTCGGCACTGAATCCTCCTCTGCGGGACCCCGAGCCCCTGCACCTCGAAGTGTGTCACAAATGCAGTCACATTTGAACTCAGGGTTGAGTGTGACTTGAAATCTGGGTGGGCTCCGGTAGTGTTCGCAGGGTGAAGCCCGCAGCCTTCGAGTACCTCGCACCACGGTCCCTCGACGAGACCTTCGCCGCTCTCGACCACTTCGGCGAGGACGCGAAGGTGCTGGCCGGGGGGCAGAGTCTGGTGGCCACCATGAACTTCCGGCTGGCCCGGCCCTCGGCCCTGGTCGATATCGGACACCTGACCGATCTGGTCGGTCTCGACGTCGGCGAGCACGCGGTCGAGATCGGTGCCTTGACCTCGCACCGTCGCCTCGAGCTCGGCGGCGACGTCGGCGGTCCGCTCGGCCGGCTGCTGTCCCAGGCCGGCCACCTCGTCGGTCACCTTCCCATCCGCACCCGCGGCACCTTCGGCGGCAGCATCGCCCACGCCGACCCCGCGTCGGAGTGGTGCGTGCTGGCCGCCCTCCTCGACGCCACGGTGCTCGCGACCTCGCCGCGGGGCACCCGCGAGATCGCCGCCAGCGAGCACTTCATCACCGTGTTCACCACCGCCCTCGAACCCGACGAGGTCATCGCCGGGGTGCGTCTCCCGTTGCTCGGACCCGACCACCGCGCCGGGTTCGCCGAGTTCAGCCGCCGAGCGGGTGACTTCGCGATCGTCATGGCCATGTCGTCGTTCCGGCTCCGCGATGGGGCAATCGACGACCCTCGGATCGCGCTCGGCGGGGTCGCCGACCGTCCGGTCCGCGTGGCCGCCGCCGAGGAGATCCTGCAGGGCGCTGCCCCCGGACCCGCTGCGTTCGAGGAGGCAGCCCAGGCCGCTTCCACCTCGGTCGACCCCCACGGCGATCTGCAGGGACCGCCGGAGTTTCGCCGCGACCTCGTCCGGGCCATGACCCGGCGGGCGCTCGAGCAGTCCCTGCTCGCCGAGTCCTAGACGATGTGGGTCGGACGGTCGCTGCCGCGAGTCGAGGATTCCGCTCTCGTCCGTGGCGACGGGGCCTTCGTGGCCGATGTCGCCGTCGGGGCGTGGGTGGCTCGCTTCGTCCGGAGCCCTGTGGCCTCGGGCCGCATCCGTGAGATCCATCGTCCCCGCGGTGCGTTGGTCTTCACCGCTGCCGATCTGGCCGATGTCGGAGAGATCCGTCCGATCCTCCACCGCGACGACTTCGTGCCGATCGGCCACCCTCCGCTCGCCTCTGACCGTGTCCGCTTCGTCGGTGAACCCGTCGCGGTGGTCGTGGCACCGACCGCCGCCGAGGCCGAGGACCTGGCCGAGGAGGTCTGGGCCGAGATCGATGCCGAGGACGCCGTCGTCGAGGTCGACCTGGCCATGGCCCCCGACGCCCCCGTGGTCCACGAGGTGCCGCCGGGGTTCGGTCGCAACACCGTCATCGACGCACGGTTCGAGACTCCGGGTGCCGCCGCGGCCTTCGACACCGCCGTCCACGTCGTCGAGGTCACCGTCGGCTCGGACCGCCAGAGCGCCATGCCGTTGGAGGCGCGGGGCAGTGTCGCTTCGGTCGATCGGCGCAGCGGTCGCATCACCCTGACCACCTCCACCCAGGCGCCACACGTCATCCGCACCGCCCTGGCCGATGTGCTGGGCATCGCCGAGCGTGAGCTCCAGGTCGTCGCCCCCGATGTCGGCGGTGGCTTCGGGCAGAAGTACTCGCTTGCCCGCGAGGACGTGGTCGTCGTGTGGCTCGCTCGGCATCTGAAGCGCAGGGTGGCGTGGATCGAGGACCGCCTCGAGAACTTCTCCTCGGCGTTCCACAGCCGCCAGCACCGCTATTCGGTCCGGGGAGCCTTCGACGCCGACGGACGCCTTCTGGCCCTCGACGCCGACATCGTCTGCAACGTCGGTGCCTACTCCTGCTTCCCCGTCACCTGTGGGGTCGAGCCGCTGATGGCCATGGCCGAGATGCCGGGGCCCTACGCGGTGGTCGACTACCGGGCCCAGGGCCAGGGCCGTGGTCACCAACACCTGCCCGATCGCTCCCTACTCGCGGGGTGTCGCGGCCCGTGATCACACTCGCCCTCGAGCGCCTCATGGACACCGCCGCCCGCCAGATCGGTATCGACAACGTCGAGATCCGACTACGCAACCTCATCGACGAGTTCCCGCACACCTCGCCGACAGGCCTGGTCTATGACGAGGGCACCTACCGCGAGGCACTGCGCGCCGCTGTCGACCACCTGGATCTCGGGCGCTTCCGGGACGAGCAGCGCGTCGCCTGGTCACAGGGCCGGTATCTCGGTATCGGGTTCTCCACCTTCTCCGAGCGCACCGGGTACGGCACGTCGGCCTTCGCCTCCCGGAACATGGACGTCACGCTCGGCTACGAGGACGTCACCCTGGAGATGGATCCCTCCGGAGGGGTCGAGCTGCGGATCGGCGCCTCGCCTCACGGTCAAGGGCTGCGCACCACCCTGTCGCAGGTGGTGGCAGACGAGCTCGGTCTCGATCCCAGCTTGGTGCGGGTGAGCCACGGCGACACCGATCGTGATCCCTACGGCTGGGGCAGCTTCGCCAGCCGGGCGATGGTGATCGCCGGAGGCGCAGCGAAGATCGCAGGCACCCGGCTGAACGAGCAGGTGGTCGCCATCGCCGCCGAGATGCTCGAGGCGGCCCCCGAGGATGTGCGGCTCGAGGACGGCCGCGCCATCGTGGCCGGCACCAACGTCGGGGTGTCGATCCCCGAGATCGCCCGGCTCGCCTACCACCGACGCGAGCGCTCGGGCGGGGCCGAGGGCCTGTCGGTGCGGGCCACCTACGACCCCTCGGGCACCTTCTCCAACGCCTGCCACGTGGCCACCGTCGAGGTCGATCCCGAGACCGGTGCCGTCGAGGTCGTCGACTTTCTCGTCGTCGAGGACGCCGGCGTGCTGGTGAACCCGATGATCGTCGACGGGCAGATCCACGGCGGTGTGTGTCAGGGCATCGCCAACGCCCTCTACGAGGGGCTCCACTACGACGAGGTGGGGAACCTCTCGACCGCCTCGCTGATGGACTACCTCTCACCGACGGTTGCCGAGATCCCCCACATCGAGATCGTCCATCGCGAGACACGCACCGACGCCTCCCTCCTGGGAGCGAAGGGAGTCGGCGAGGGAGGCACCATCGGCGCCCCGGCCGCGGTGGTCAACGCGGTGAACGACGCCCTCTCGCCCTTCGGCGTGACCTTCGACCACATGCCGGTGACCCCGAGCCGCGTGCGCGCAGAGCTGCGCGACCGGATCCACGACAGGAGTGCATCATGAACCGACCCGAATCCGTCGACGTCAGGCTGAACGTGAACGGCGAGTCCCACCGGGTGCAC
The sequence above is drawn from the Acidimicrobiales bacterium genome and encodes:
- a CDS encoding molybdopterin cofactor-binding domain-containing protein, whose protein sequence is MWVGRSLPRVEDSALVRGDGAFVADVAVGAWVARFVRSPVASGRIREIHRPRGALVFTAADLADVGEIRPILHRDDFVPIGHPPLASDRVRFVGEPVAVVVAPTAAEAEDLAEEVWAEIDAEDAVVEVDLAMAPDAPVVHEVPPGFGRNTVIDARFETPGAAAAFDTAVHVVEVTVGSDRQSAMPLEARGSVASVDRRSGRITLTTSTQAPHVIRTALADVLGIAERELQVVAPDVGGGFGQKYSLAREDVVVVWLARHLKRRVAWIEDRLENFSSAFHSRQHRYSVRGAFDADGRLLALDADIVCNVGAYSCFPVTCGVEPLMAMAEMPGPYAVVDYRAQGQGRGHQHLPDRSLLAGCRGP
- a CDS encoding FAD binding domain-containing protein, giving the protein MKPAAFEYLAPRSLDETFAALDHFGEDAKVLAGGQSLVATMNFRLARPSALVDIGHLTDLVGLDVGEHAVEIGALTSHRRLELGGDVGGPLGRLLSQAGHLVGHLPIRTRGTFGGSIAHADPASEWCVLAALLDATVLATSPRGTREIAASEHFITVFTTALEPDEVIAGVRLPLLGPDHRAGFAEFSRRAGDFAIVMAMSSFRLRDGAIDDPRIALGGVADRPVRVAAAEEILQGAAPGPAAFEEAAQAASTSVDPHGDLQGPPEFRRDLVRAMTRRALEQSLLAES
- a CDS encoding SRPBCC family protein → MVHPSRSHPAQVWELFSDIPTVAQCMPGAAITGEDGPDRYTGQLKVKLGPMGASFEGTAEVTERDDTAMSATVNAKGVDKKGGSRASALVNYRVTGQVHDSLVEIDADISLQGALAQFGRSGIINDVSARLTREFATCLENKLLAGTADEAAAVSAPQVSVVAIVLDTLRSVARRVVAWFTTTGRRAIHRVTAKLRERKRR
- a CDS encoding molybdopterin cofactor-binding domain-containing protein — protein: MITLALERLMDTAARQIGIDNVEIRLRNLIDEFPHTSPTGLVYDEGTYREALRAAVDHLDLGRFRDEQRVAWSQGRYLGIGFSTFSERTGYGTSAFASRNMDVTLGYEDVTLEMDPSGGVELRIGASPHGQGLRTTLSQVVADELGLDPSLVRVSHGDTDRDPYGWGSFASRAMVIAGGAAKIAGTRLNEQVVAIAAEMLEAAPEDVRLEDGRAIVAGTNVGVSIPEIARLAYHRRERSGGAEGLSVRATYDPSGTFSNACHVATVEVDPETGAVEVVDFLVVEDAGVLVNPMIVDGQIHGGVCQGIANALYEGLHYDEVGNLSTASLMDYLSPTVAEIPHIEIVHRETRTDASLLGAKGVGEGGTIGAPAAVVNAVNDALSPFGVTFDHMPVTPSRVRAELRDRIHDRSAS
- a CDS encoding molybdopterin cofactor-binding domain-containing protein; protein product: MSIGTSILRHEDASLIRGAATYVADVALPGLLHLRVVRSDVAHGTIASVDVDEARQLDGVVAVWTAADVERDRGQIPVIWPRVSFDEAVEPFLQPVLASDRVRYVGEPVAIVVASDEYAAEDAAELVVVDLEVLEAQLDLEHHGDEPLFAQGNEVTVLHADFGDVDAAFAEAAVVVEAELRTGRHTGVPMETRGIVVEYDPLAHGLVVHGSTKVPHSNRAQLADHLGIAPSRITMRETAVGGGFGVRGEYYPEDFLVAWAAWRLKRPVRWIEDRREHLVAANHSRQQIHHAAMAADSDGRILALRSEFWSDHGAYVRSHGVRVPDLTLSMLPGPYDIASYRGLAHCVVTNRTPTATYRAPGRFESSFVRERLIDMVAGELKPGPRRGPTPKSDPSRPAPLSALPAVDLRAGRVQRGRLPGPARPGAVPRRPRSPGTTPPRR